Sequence from the Magallana gigas chromosome 4, xbMagGiga1.1, whole genome shotgun sequence genome:
tttaattaataaaagtatacttaataattattaacacttttaaaaatataatgaaaaaactGCATGAACTTTCAAAGAATTCATGCTACAACTGTATTttatactttttgagatatgtGCAAAATAAAAGTCTGTCTTTCAGATACCACCACCAAACGTAAAGgcaataaataataaaagcatTAGTACACATTGACTCTTTTTATCAGGGGCAGTTCACTCTGTCATGCAGACTAGTGTCACTGGGAACCTCTCTTGTTGTGGGAACCAATCATATTCTCTGAGACAGGAACTGTGCTGCGGCCACGAGACTAGAATCGTCCTCAACAAAACTGCCTTAGATCATGATCAGTGCTGTCCTAATGGCCCCACAGGGCAACAATATGGCCCCACAGGGCAACAATACAGCTCCTGTAAGAAGGGCGAACCAGTGCCAACAGAGGGGTCCAGCATGTGTGGCAAAGCACCCTACAACCAAACCAGGGACCTCTGCTGTAACAATGAAGTCCACAGAGACGGGACGGCCATTGGAAAAAAATGCTGTGGTTCATCGACTTGGGCCTATTTTCCTAACAATGAAACTTGTTGCTTTAATGAAGCGAAACCTAAAGCTTTAGGGTGAgagaacaatttttttaaatgtaaatctGTTCTAGATATAAGAACCATTTCCTCACCCAGGTATTCTGCAgtaatataaatatgacatatgaaaattacatgtaccctttcaaataaagtacatgttattgtaatacaaaaaatgctaaaacaAAGTTCAATTTTGCGCATTGTTATAAGCGGTGGGATctaataagataaaaaatattgttcacccttgtaaaaaaaaaagtctacaACTAAAAACTATCTATTGGCATGATGTTATACACAGttaataatttgtgattttgatTTACCGGTAATTATATAACAAGACGACAAATTGTcattacaaatattttgcaCAACTGAATTCATACGAACAAATTCTTAAGCTAAACTCAATAGTTACGGCTACGTAATGAACACAAAGTATTTTTCcaaattgaaaatgataaagAACATGCCAAGCCAATTTTTGAAGCATaacagagatttttttttcaattatatgaaGATGCCTTGGAAAGCTGCCAAGTTCCAAAGACAAAACATCTATAACCCTGCCTGGATCGCCTCGGACTAGCGGCATCTGTAAAATTTGTTCCCCAGAATGGAAACAACCACAAATGGTCGAATCTCACATCAAATCCCAAACTATTGACATTTGCACTAAAAAAGGTAATTGAGTTAAAAAACATATTCTCTTGATGTCTCTTTTCAAGAAGTACATAGTAAAAAATAAAGGgatttttaataatatgattttaagaAGAATATACATTTAAGTTTTGAGGACTTTTATACAGTACAATTTGTTCTCTTTAATTTCACATTAGCACTTCATTTTTTAGCAATAAAACTGCAAGTCATTTCTGTCTCACCCAACACCACCACCTCACAGTTTCCATGGACTTGGTTGAACGTTTCATACAGAAAAAACATCTACAAGAGGGATGGCAAGACCACCACCCCCGGGAAACAATCATTCAACCTCTTCTTGCCCTGCAGGTGCGACAGGCTGGACGGTATGAGGGGTAGGCCAGCATTACTGCTAACCAACATAGATTTCAACACCCAGAGAATATTCCTTGGAGACGGAGACCTGATTTTGCCCTTACGTAAAAATCTGATGAATCGTGTACAAATGCTCTCGAAAGTCTGTCCAAACAATGTAGTGAAGGATATCTATTCCCTACTGCAGATCTCGCCCATTGAGTCACGGAACAGTAAGTGATGACTACGAGTCAACTGACACACCAAAAACGTGTCAAATACGCAACAGGGCGTaaattagctgcaggtctgtggCTCCTgtgaaaaaattcagatggacaACCTGGGAGGTACAGTGCTacccattaaaaaaattgtatatttattgcgcacaaaAACTCAATGCGCTAGTTTGTGactaattaaaaatgaagatattcagTTCCAACTTGCAGAATTCTTTGAgcttatttgaaagtgaaatctcaacactttttttttcttgtgaaaTATAATAAGCAGAATCCAAGTAGTTCATCAAAGTTTTTCACTAAGACTTGCTCAGTCAGAGCTCAGTCAATGATGAGTGTACatagtttttatcaattaaattcatttgaTATGAGTATGAGAAATAAGAACAAAGTTCCTCAAATTTAATCTTTATTCCATCATTGTCCAATAGATGGTATTGAAATggctttaaattgtttttactctataaaatagagtacatgtattataggtATGTATAGAATCATTTcaccttttttttcttgttttattttgtccAAACCTTATTTGATTTTGCATTATTCACGTGTGTCTTGGAAACTAGacattgaggtttttttttattataaaaaaataaccattggcaaatattaatttttgttttcaacttTGCATTTGATAGGACTGTGAATATTCATtgctcattttatttattcaatatacatttgaaaatgGGGAAAGAATAAATGATCAATGTGTCAGATAAAAACTATATTCGGTAGTGAACATTGAACACCCTGAGTTATGTAAAAGTTTACTGGACGATAGAATAATTTAACAAATCgtgacaatgtaaaaaaaaaaattaaatgggggggggggggggtgttaggAGTTTTATTGAGCTATATTTGTCAGACAATGTCTTTTGGATTTTGTcccatagaaaaaaaataataatgtgtttatttttgttaaaagttttggcattgtaattaacatttattcatactgtgattatgtaaaaacatatcAGCTctccattacatgtatttcattatcTACCTTATCAAGgatgttttaaattgttttcaagaCAGGCCTCTAAATACCCAAGGAGTGTCTCTTTATCCCTAAATGTCACTTCAACGTTATCAGCTCCAGTTTAAGATGACGTAAAATTCGATCATGAATGTGATTctatttttagatgaaaatttcaagcaagcagttaaaattaaatacccttaatacattttttatcaatttttaattccTGAAAACTTCTACGAGAATTATCAGTCTTTAAGTCGAAACAGTTAAAGCAGCTGTCTCATGTTtgtttcatactaattgttagaccataattaatcaccttattgtctacggacttttccatTTTTTCCCATTACAACAAAGAGCACATGACGAGTGTGactggtcagcagaggatgctcactcctccatggcacctgatcctacctctatctttttagagttccgtgttgctctgctttaacTTGTATTTCGTgttaatatgtatttttgagatggttgacagtttgttactGTCATTTTTCATGCATACATCAGGGAGATTAAGTTTCAACCATTTATGTCAACCggtgttcattttttttttaatgtgtagTAATGATAATGACCTTGCTGCActtaaattttcatgaaaaaacatattttattttttatttttacctaatAAAATCTTTGTACAATGTTGCAGGTATACAATTACCTCATGTGttatttttacttatatttttctgCAATCATGTTTGTGCAATTTACATCAACTTTTCTTTGATATGCATATAAATACAACATTTGTGTCATAAGTCAAATACATCGCCTGTTTTCATAGGATTTTGCTCTCAAGTAATATGTTGCTGTACatttttttacgatttttatCTTGTTCTGCATGTGTTCAAATTAAGATTCTATAGTCTCAATCTAATGTGTTcttggttttattgtttgtttatttgctttttgtttataataaatttctatttttttcattttgttttgttcactGCTGTTTTCTAAAAATGTGCTCAAAATGTACTGTAAATGTTTTAGTACATATCACATGAAGTATTGGCGTGGCTCACACGATGGCCGTGGCCATTTCTAAGCTATTATCATATCTCCTTTAAATGCACAGCTTTGTATGCAGATATAGaaagatattaaaatttaaacgtttaagttttttgaattttttttttacaaaataataattaattgccaaaaatatcttattaattttttaatttaaggcagagcatttgttgaccacccagcctcctcaAAAGAACAAAATTTAGTTGGGCGATTGttggggaaaaaaagaaattcaaagaaCATTCTATCAATTGATAtccaatattaaaatgatttattcttACTATTTTAAAAAGGGGAATAATTCAGTTCACTCTCTTTTTTTAgctcaaaaattaaaatttgagttattccccttttcagtATGGCAAcacaattaatcaattaatgCAGCAGCATTTGACCTTATATGGAACAGCCTGCCATATTTCTGTGGACAGTCATTAACAATACAAACcttatagaaataatatattatGCACCCACCTTTGGCCCTCTCCTCATGCTCTTTGCTCCAGGCCAGTGACTCCGACCCTGGGTTTATAACCTCATCAGGGTCAGGCTCCATGTTGGTCTTCTTGAATTCTACAagagtttaaaaagaaaattatattttatagtggttatataaattcaaattttggaactaaatttgaagaagaaaaaaataaatatagagatcaaaactaatattaatccttttgaaatataataaataatataataataaatatatcataatgaggttgttttatttatataattatattaataccTGGTCCAGTAGCTAGCTGCTTAATTATCTTTTACTCAACAGAACTCTGTAAAGTTTTGTGTCATGAACATCTCCATAGTTTATATAAAccctactacatgtaatatattattaaaaggAAAGACTATACtctattataaaataaacaaacttttaatgTCCTTCTATAAcctaattcaattttgtattcAAAGTCAATTGGATGGTCCTTTAGAGAGGCTCATGCAGGAAGAATCCCATCCTCATAGTTTATAAAAACCCTTCTACCGgtacatgttatatatatatatatatatatatatatatatatatatatatatatatatatatatatatatatatatatatatatatatatatatatatatatatatataatatatatatatatgataaggaAAGACTATATAAAATCTACATAGTAAAAATAGATAACCTGCCAATGTCCTTCTATATAAcctaattcaattttgttttcaaagtcAATTGGATGGTATGTCCTATAGAGAAATTCATGCAGGAAGAACTTAAGTCACTTCAGAAAATTGTGACAAAAATTAGACTACATGCAGCTGTATATTCATATAAAAgtattacaaattaattatccACTTTTATCTTAAAGCTTCAGGATgagtaaaaaataaacaatttattgtatCTTGACATCCATGCAAATCTAACAGAAAACAGCTTAAATCCTTAATAACTAGCTTCATGGCTTACATTAGCATTTCCTAAATTGCCCAGATCAATACACTGTAACATAAGCCTTAGGGTTGTTTACCCtaacttatatatacatgtatatatattggaTATGAAGCACACTATTAGATGAAGCACTAGCTGGTAaccttaaggtggaataacacacctggaaaaagtcacacAAATTAACAGGACATTATTTGATAATGTGCGCCGGCGAgcaaagcgagctctaagaGCCAGTGTGCgtgggaaaaagaacgagctaaacctacagttcatcaaacaaaattttttgtctacgtcccataatgctctctaatgttttcacccgtggtgctatgccaaaaatggccgacttttaactcgtaatttacgctgacttaaagtttgaagacacattttgagtaccgcatatactttggcgagactcaaaagatttgttgcatgcttccatacctctgtattgagtcgagaaacgtacacaaagacgaacaaagtcatggatgacgtcacagtgcactcgcgctatatttcccgcgataaatttagaggtggatcaaacatctgtaatgcgtgtactggctatttcagtatagactgcgatacctgcctcattgacatatgatttgttttaattttttttaatatagagatttaatgtatatatactagcaagagccatactttactgtcatatcgatccatttttaagctaattgtgcatgcatgtacagtaggcaggtaagtatatgagtagggaggaaataaataataggatattttgaactaaataaaaaggaataaaatgaaaaaataaacatttaaaaaaaatatgtagatattgcatatagtcagaccatcaaatttaaaagtgggaaattacacacctacaaacaggaactggtctctctctctctctctctctctctctctctctctctctctctctctctctctctctctctctctctcggggtagggggttgcgctgtatgtatcataaccattaaaattagtacctttggcatatttattgtagagcaatactctctctaaaaaattctttgacattcgttgatacctaaataaaactataagttgacaataatgtaaggtatgtgtaattcttgctgcgctcgccataacggtagcaccgtaaaacatattaaaagataaaatgataaataaactgtacatatgtcaattaagggaaaaatttgcagtttggggataaaaaatgaatatctaaaataattatttcagtaagtaccaacaaaagcccctgcgtgattcgaactcgggatgtacatgcagatcacaagtccgacactttatccactagGCTATTGAGTAATTTTAAGTTACATATGTTGCAGTCGATAAAATCctcttattaaaacaaaatgttgtttcgatcagcggtaagccattttgtgatgatgtgttattccaccttaaaactTTTAATGATCTATTAATGTTGTATACCAGTATGTCATTGCATGAATGTATTGGTAATTTTGCagatatgtataatatttgatacaattatatgaaaatgaaaacactAATTAGATAGctattggtatttttttttttaaagcaaacaaacaaactcATGTTTCTTAAGAGCTAAAGTCTGTCTTTATGACAGTTATAGCTTGCAAACCCAAATGGATCCTACCcacaaacacatgtacatgtacattttcatgctcccaattaaaattcaattcttttttttttaagtcttttGTTAAGTGCTTACCTCAGACCCTAGCTAATTTAAGACTAGTAATTTTACAActgatttatttcattattcaaTTACAGCTAGAATCTTCtggagctttttttttttgtttaaatcgaaatataattaaatgtcttaatttaccaaaaaataatcTGAATCAAATTGGCTCCATCTCTAATATTTtaggtaaaaatataattatatatatataccattgaagtacatatttatataacagAGTACCTGTATGTGTTCAACATGCTATTACAGTAATGTCAGTGAATTATATTACCATAGACCGGATCATgctttttacatttataaatac
This genomic interval carries:
- the LOC105335054 gene encoding uncharacterized protein isoform X1, which translates into the protein MERLIAFIIAIALTLISSTHGAAATHKSCLWSDKNGKITNEPYDEASEICCEKSGKHTKINHQGHKIDCCGETTIDTESQVCCVNQTYDSPITQGNDAGKHRICCGSTPHIQHANLTDHYCCGENYISKNLGCCAEKPYNRSMSYCKRNTGTVLAIGEGICGSQIYNRSHQKCCGVSTLHNVSAADAQYRCCGSELYNKKTSQCCRPQNIVQNLTGQCCGKGLYNTKTEICCQGKTITSFGVLGCCGGGAYNITDPQAGCCSKGPKTWKAYRKDKEICCDGAVHSVMQTSVTGNLSCCGNQSYSLRQELCCGHETRIVLNKTALDHDQCCPNGPTGQQYGPTGQQYSSCKKGEPVPTEGSSMCGKAPYNQTRDLCCNNEVHRDGTAIGKKCCGSSTWAYFPNNETCCFNEAKPKALGCLGKLPSSKDKTSITLPGSPRTSGICKICSPEWKQPQMVESHIKSQTIDICTKKAIKLQVISVSPNTTTSQFPWTWLNVSYRKNIYKRDGKTTTPGKQSFNLFLPCRCDRLDGMRGRPALLLTNIDFNTQRIFLGDGDLILPLRKNLMNRVQMLSKVCPNNVVKDIYSLLQISPIESRNSK
- the LOC105335054 gene encoding uncharacterized protein isoform X2, which produces MERLIAFIIAIALTLISSTHGAAATHKSCLWSDKNGKITNEPYDEASEICCEKSGKHTKINHQGHKIDCCGETTIDTESQVCCVNQTYDSPITQGNDAGKHRICCGSTPHIQHANYHYCCGENYISKNLGCCAEKPYNRSMSYCKRNTGTVLAIGEGICGSQIYNRSHQKCCGVSTLHNVSAADAQYRCCGSELYNKKTSQCCRPQNIVQNLTGQCCGKGLYNTKTEICCQGKTITSFGVLGCCGGGAYNITDPQAGCCSKGPKTWKAYRKDKEICCDGAVHSVMQTSVTGNLSCCGNQSYSLRQELCCGHETRIVLNKTALDHDQCCPNGPTGQQYGPTGQQYSSCKKGEPVPTEGSSMCGKAPYNQTRDLCCNNEVHRDGTAIGKKCCGSSTWAYFPNNETCCFNEAKPKALGCLGKLPSSKDKTSITLPGSPRTSGICKICSPEWKQPQMVESHIKSQTIDICTKKAIKLQVISVSPNTTTSQFPWTWLNVSYRKNIYKRDGKTTTPGKQSFNLFLPCRCDRLDGMRGRPALLLTNIDFNTQRIFLGDGDLILPLRKNLMNRVQMLSKVCPNNVVKDIYSLLQISPIESRNSK